The Rhodamnia argentea isolate NSW1041297 chromosome 7, ASM2092103v1, whole genome shotgun sequence genome contains the following window.
TACTTCTTCAACCAGAAGGACCGGAAGTACCCGACGGGGATGAGGACGAACCGGGCGACGGAGTCCGGCTACTGGAAGGCCACGGGCAAGGACAAGGAGATATACCGAGGGAAGAACACCTTGGTCGGCATGAAGAAGACCCTTGTCTTCTACAAGGGAAGGGCTCCTAAGGGCGAGAAGACCAACTGGGTCCTGCACGAGTACCGCCTCGAGGGCAAATTCTCCTACTACAATCTCCCCAAGGCCTCAAAGgtgcttcttcttttcatcaACTGCTCGCCTTCGCTTTTGATCGATCGCGTCCTCTGTCGATTCTTCGGTActacttttattttatgtaGTTTGCTAAGACAAAGAAGACGTTTAGAATTGGTTCTCATGGCGTTTACTCAACCCAGAAGCTTGGGAAATGAAACCTTGCTGCTTCTTGCTTCTggtgtttctttctttggtgCAAAGTGCTGATTTTGATTCaagcccagaaaaaaaaaaaatccgaacttTGTGACATGTTTCCTCGTGCAGGATGAGTGGGTTGTGTCGAGGATTTTCCACAAGAGCACGGGGATCAAGAAGATCATGACCAGTCCGATGTCGGGCCTGTTTCCGATCGATCCTTCCGGCGAAGACGAGCTGCTggatccttcttcttcttcgctcccTCCTCTCATGGACGACTCTTATTTCTCAAGGCCGAGCGCCAGCTTTGCAAACAGCGAGAATGGATTCCCAGGCATGACCAGCGCATCTGTACCAAGATCAGCCGACGGAAACTACGCCGACGAATTCAACCGATTACAAAGAATCAACCCAAGCAATACCAACTACCAAATGGACCCTAGTGGCTCTGCATTCAGCACGATGCTCTCCGGGCAAGCGCCGGTCCCCATCCCCTCGTTTCAAGGCCCGGCGGATCCGGACTACTTCTTCGGGTTTGGCTACGGAGGTGGCAACGACAATCAGGCGATCATCAGAGGGATGGCAGCAAGCCAACACGAGACGCCGGGCCTGGATAAGATGATGCTGATCAAGGGGGAACAGTTCTCGGCATCGAACAATAGGTCTATGGTCAGCCTCTCGCAGGACATGGGGCTGAGCACCGACGCGAACGCCGAGATATCCTCGTCCGCCGTCTCGAAGCAAGAAGTCGGGAACTTCTCCGATTATCTCGAGTACACATGGGAATAGCAGCAGACAGCCCCAGCCACCATATACATATTTGATTCACAGATCTCCTGTTAGTCTCTTTGTTTCATTAGGAATCTTGGGCTAGATGATGAGTTGATTGGATTTGTAGTTTGTGTTGTACAGTTACAGATTGATGAAAATTTCTGGACATTCTTCAGATTCTCTTCCCACAATGTCAGACGATcgcaaaaaaccccaaaaaaaaaaaaaaaaaaaaaattgttacacGGATAAATACTAACTGTTCTCATCTTTAAAATCGTTTTTACACCAACctaaaattaatccaaaattCCTCATTAC
Protein-coding sequences here:
- the LOC115737850 gene encoding NAC domain-containing protein 92-like, whose product is MEDDIVDLPPGFRFHPTDEEIITHYLTKKVLNPNFSACAIGEADLNKCEPWDLPRKAHMGEKERYFFNQKDRKYPTGMRTNRATESGYWKATGKDKEIYRGKNTLVGMKKTLVFYKGRAPKGEKTNWVLHEYRLEGKFSYYNLPKASKDEWVVSRIFHKSTGIKKIMTSPMSGLFPIDPSGEDELLDPSSSSLPPLMDDSYFSRPSASFANSENGFPGMTSASVPRSADGNYADEFNRLQRINPSNTNYQMDPSGSAFSTMLSGQAPVPIPSFQGPADPDYFFGFGYGGGNDNQAIIRGMAASQHETPGLDKMMLIKGEQFSASNNRSMVSLSQDMGLSTDANAEISSSAVSKQEVGNFSDYLEYTWE